TTGCCGGAGCGAACGCTGCGTTGTATTCACATTTGTATGAGCCCGAGGTAGTCACTGACAACGCGACGAAACGGCGGAGCAAAAGAACCGAGTGGGAGAGTCGCTACGTCTCGACGACTTCAGTCGGGCCGAACGCGGCTTTCGCAACCGTTGGGAGTTTCTTGTAGCCAGTCCCATTCGAGGGGACGGAATTGCCATTCGGGAGGTTGGGAACGACGGGGTCCTTGCACTCGTGTGCAGGCGAGTTGAACCGGTAATACGACCCGACTGTCAACTCTTTTCGCGTCGCGATGACCGTCATGCCAACGGGCTTCGAATTGATTCCGTTGGTCTTCACGCCATTAGACGGGTACAGGTACCGAACGAGGTAGAAGTGGTACTTTTTCAGCGCCGACTCGCTCGCGTGGCAGCTCGCAGGCAAGCAGTACTGGAACGCCGGAGCGGGACACAGGGCCTCCCACGGCGCTTTCCGCTGGAATGCAGAGAGACGGGGGCAACGAGATGTAGTTGTACTTCTTGGGCAGCGCGAACGTCGGGGGAGGACAGTAGTCGTTCATCATGACGAGCGCCGTCCCGCCCGTGGTTCCGTCGTTCTGTGCCGCCGCGTCGCCTGCGAAGGCGACACCACCGAGTGTCAGCGCACCTGCTGTAATCGCACTCTTCCGCAGTACCCCTCGCCGAGAGATACGGTCACCTACCGAGTTTGTTTTTCCTGTCATAGCGTTCTCTGGAGGGGAATATCACCACAGCCCCTCTGTCAGTATTTCAACTCATTAGATGATAATATATATTCACAATCTGTCATATTATCGCATTTTAGAGAACGTCTCAGGTCAGGAATAGTTTAGCAGAGAACATCTCGAGTCAGTACTACTCTGGGCAGACAACGCGACGTACACGAAGTCGTGCGCATCGCGTGAATTAGGTACTGACAAGCCTCACTCGACTCCCGGAAGCCACCGGCGTCTCTACCCGCGAATCAAACGACTCGCGTCGAAGCGACGCGTGGTCAGGGTCAGAACGGCCCCATGCCGCCGAGACCGCCCATACCGCCACCGCCGCCGCCCTGTTGCTGGAGTTTCTTCATCATCCGCTGCATGTCGCCGTCGCCCATGCCCTGGAACTGCTTGATGGTGCGCTCCATCATGCGGTGCTGTTCGAGGAGTTCCTGAATCGTCTCTTCGTCCTTCCCCGACCCCTGTGCGATGCGTTTCACGCGGGAGGCACCGACGATACGCGGATTCTCCAGTTCCTCGTCGGTCATGGAGTCCATGATGACCTCGAACGAGCGCATCCGGTCTTTGGTCACGTCCATCGCGTCGTCCGGGAGTTGGTCTTTGAGTCCGCCGCCGAGGCCCGGAATCATGTCGAGGACCTGGTCGAGCGGCCCCATCTTGTTCATCGCCTCCATCTGTTTTTGCATGTCCTTGAGGGTGAAGTTCCCCTTCATCATCTCCTCGGGGTCCCAGTCCTCGTCTTCGGCCTGGGTCTCGGACATGGCGCGTTCGACGCGCTCGGAGAGTTGCTTCAGGTCGCCCATCCCGAGGAGACGCGAGATGAAGCCGTTGGGTTCGAACCGCTCGATGTCTTGGACCGTCTCACCCATCCCGAGGAAGGCGATAGACGAGTCCGTCTCGTTGACGGCGGTCAGCGCACCGCCACCTTTCGCCGTCCCGTCGAGCTTGGTGATGACGACGCCACCGATGCCGATGGATTCGTCGAACTGCTGGGCCTGGTCTTTCGCGCCCTGCCCGATTGCCGCGTCGAGGACGAGCAGATTCAGGTCGGGTTGGACGACATCTTCTATCTCTTCGATTTCGGCGATGAGGTCGTCTTCGAGCGCGTGGCGACCGGCCGTGTCCACGATGTGGATGTCGGCGTCTTCGGTCGCTTCGAGACCCTCACGTGCGATTTGGACTGGGTCGTCGCAGTCGGGGTCGCCGTAGAATTCGACCTCGGCGCGTTCACACATCTGCTTGGCCTGGTCGTACGCGCCGGGGCGGAAGGTGTCGGTCTGAATGACCGCCGGGCGAAGGCCTTTCTTCGAGAACCACCACGCCATCTTGGCGGAGGTGGTCGTCTTCCCCGACCCCTGCAGGCCGGCGAGCATGATGGTCTGTGATTCGAGCGGAATCTCCGTCGACTCACCGATGAGGCCGACGAGCTCCTCGTAGACGATTTTCAGGACGTGGTCGCGAGCGTTCGTCCCACCCGGTGGCTCTTCCTCCAGTGCCCGCGTCTTGATGGAGTCAGAGAGGTCCATGACGAGGCTGACGTCGACGTCTGCAGAGAGCAAGGAGCGCTGAATCTCCTTGACGATCTCCTGAACGTCGTCCTCGTCGAGACGGGACTTACCCCGCAGCTTGTCGAGACTGCCGCGGAGAGAACTCCCGAGATTATCGAGTACCATTGTCCCCACCTACGCCACCGCGCCGGTAAAGGCTTTATCCGTCGCGTCCGCGGCCGAAGACTTAACCAACGAGCCAGCGACGCGTCTACGATGGTTCGAATCCTGGTCCTCGACCAACCCGCAGACAGTATCCCTGCTGAGGTGCACGCCGACGCGCTCCGTGAACGACTCCCCGACGAGACCATCGTCCATCCGAAGACGACCGAAGAAACCCTCGAAGCTGCACGAGACGCAGACGTAATCACTGGGTCCAGACTCCCGGACGGTGTTCTCGATGTGGCCGACAACCTCACACTCTTTGCGGGTGCGATGGCTGGATACGACCATCTTCCGCTGGAGGCGTTTCGCGAACGGGGCGTCGCCGTCACGAACGCCTCGGGCGTCCACGGACCCAACATCGCCGAACACGTCATCGGGTGGCTGTTGACCATTACCCGCCGCCTCGACGAGGGAATCCGCCGACAAGACCGCGGCGAGTGGCGATACTTTCAGGCCTACGGGGAACTGCAGGGGTCCACCGTAACCGTCGTCGGCCTCGGCGCGATTGGGCAGGCAGTGGTCGAACGCCTCGACCCGTTCGGCGTCGAAACCATCGGCGTTCGCTACACACCCGAGAAAGGCGGCCCGACAGACCGTGTGATTGGCTTCGACGAACTGGACTCGGCCCTCGTCGAGACAGAGTACCTCGTGCTCGCGTGCCCGCTAACCGACGCGACGCGGAACCTCATCGACCAGCAGGCGTTCTACGCACTCCCGAACCACGCCGTCCTCGTGAACGTCGCCCGCGGAGGCGTCGTCGATACCGACGCACTCGTCAAGTCGGTTCAGCGCGGACATATCCGAGCGGCCGCACTCGACGTGACCGAGCCAGAACCACTCCCACACGACCACCCGCTGTGGGACTTCGAGAACGTGTTCATCACCCCGCACGTCGCGGGCTACACGCCACACTACTTCACCCGACTGGCCGACATCCTCGCGGAGAACGTCGAGCGGCTACGAGATGGCGACCCAGCTGTCACGCTTCGGAACCAAGTGCTTCCCCAAACCCCACGTACTTCATCCGAGGATACATAGCGAGAGTCGATGACGGGACTCGTGTTCGGACTGCAACCCACCACTGTCCTCGCCTTCTCCGGGGCGGCCATCGCGCTCATCCTCACACCCGGTCCCGACACGATGTACGTCCTCGCGCGCGGACTCGACGGACGTGAGTCGGGCGTTCGCTCGGCGTTCGGTATCGCAACCGGCGTCCTGTTTCACACGATGCTCGCCACGCTCGGCGTCGCCGCACTCCTCCAGACGGTGCCCGAAGCGGCGATGGCAATCCAGTACGTCGGTGCGGCGTACCTCATCTACCTCGGCGTGGTGGCCTTACGAAACGACGAGTTCGACCCATCTGTCGAGACGGACGCGTCGGGGAGTTTTCGTCGGGGCGTCCTCGTCAACGCATTGAACCCGAAGGTCGCGCTGTTCTTCCTCGCATTTCTGCCCGGATTCGCCGGACGTGGCCCCGGTGCAGGCCAGCGGATGGCGTTCCTGGGTGCGCTGTACGCGCTCCTCACGGCGATATATCTCTCCAGTGTCGCACTCGGTGCCAACAGACTCGGCGACGCACTGGCCGAGACACGAGTCACCCGCCTGTTGAACTACGTCGGCGCGGGGACGATGCTACTACTCGGTGTCGTACTCGCGCTGGAATGAGAAGAACGACGGACTGAGTCGACTGCAGAGCGCAGTGGCGTGTCTGCAGTGCGTTACTCGTCGTCGCCGAGGAGTCGTTCGACCATCGCTTCGGGGTCGAACCGCTCGATGTGGTCGTAGCCCTGTCCCACGCCGAGGAACAAGATTGGCTTGCCCGTGACGTAGGCGATGGAGATTGCCGCGCCACCGTTCGAGTCGGCGTCGGCCTTCGTGAGGATGGCACCGTCGATGGCCGCCGCGTCGTTGAACTTGCGGGCGCGTTCGACTGCGTCCTGTCCGGCGACGGCCTCGTCCACGAAGATGGTGAGGTCCGGGCCGACGACGCGGTCGATTTTCTCCAACTGCGCCATCAGGTCGTTCGACGTGTGAAGTCGACCGGCAGTGTCGCCGAGGACGATGTCGATGTCGTGCGCGTCGGCGTACTCGACGGCGTCGTAGATGACGGCCGCCGGGTCACCACCCTGTTCGTGGGTGATGAGTTTCTTGTCGAGCGCCTCTGCGTGCTCGCGAATCTGCTCGTTCGCACCGGCGCGGTAGGTGTCACCGTTGGCGAGGACCGTCGAGTAGCCCTGCTTTTCGAAGTAGCGGGCGAGTTTCGCGATGGTCGTCGTCTTCCCGACGCCGTTGATGCCGGTGAAGATGAGGGTGACAGGCTTGTCCGCGTCGGCGATGTGCTGGTCGAAGTCGAACTGTCCGACGCTGATGACTTCGTAGAGCGCATCGTGGAGCGCTTCGGAGACGAGTTGGCCCGTACTCTGGACCTGTTTTCGCGTCTCGCCGATGAGTTTCTCGCGGATGGTATCGAGAATCTCCTCTGCGACCTGCATCTCGACGTCGCTCTGGAGGAGCGCCATCTCCAGTTCCCACAGGGGGTCTTCGAGGTCTTCTTCCTCGATGACGACTTTCCCCGTGGCGAACGCGGCAGCGCGCTTCAGTCTGCTCGCACTGGACGACGAATCCGTATCGTCCTCCTCGGCGAGGGCCGCTTTGGCGGCGTCCGACGCGAGCGACTCACGCGTCTCTTGGTCAGTCGCGGCGTCCGAATCGTCTGCCGTCGTCTCGGCTGCGTCGTCCGCTTCGGGGGCGGGCGTCTCGGCCGATGCAGCGTCTGCTTCGTCGGCCTCGGCGGCCGTATCGGGTTCCGAAGCGTCTGCTGTCTCGGTGTCGGCCGATGCCGCATCGGTCTCGGTCACCGGTTCTTCGTCGAATTCCGCCTCTGTCTCTGCGTCTGCTGCTTCGGCTTCGGCGTCTGCTGCCTCTGCCTCGGCCTCAGCCTCCGCTGCGGCTTTCTCTTCGGCGGTATCTTCGACGTCTTCCCGGAAGCGGTTGAGTTTCTTCTTCAGTCCGTCGAACATCTGAATAGGGGTTTAGGGGTTACTCGTCGTCGCCGTCTTCGCCTTCGCCCTGCATCTGCTGCTGCATCTGCTGCATCTGCTGCTGCTGCATCTGCTGTTGGGCCTGCATCGCCTGCTGTTCGACCTGTTCGCTCTCTTCTTCGAGCTCTTCGATCTCGCCGCGGATGCTGGCGATCTCTTCGTCGAGCATGTCCTGCTTGCGGCGGAGCGCTTCGACTGCGCTCGACTGGTCCTGTTCGGCGGCGTAGTTGGCACCGAGCGAGACGATGACTTCGTCGATGTCCTGCACTTCGGCGCGGAGGTACGCGTCGCCACCGAGTGGGACCTGCACGGTCGAACCCGTCTCGAGCGTCTCGATTGCTTCGACGGCTTCGTCGATTTCGGCCTTCTCGTCGTTGAGGTCCGAGACCTCGCCTTCGAGTTCTTCGATTTCCTCGTCGAGTGCCTGAAGCTGCTGGGAGAGCTGCTGGAGTTGCTGCTGACCGCCGCCCATCATGCTGCGGTCACCTCCGTGAGTTCGACCTTCGTACGTTTGATGCCGTGCTCACTCCCGATGAGAGAGAATGCACGGTCTCGTGCGACGTTCTCGTTGGGTGCGTCCACAGTTTTCGTGAACTCGTGGGTCACTCCACGGCTCGTGAAGCGTCCAGAGATAGTGAACTGGCTCATGCACGTCGGTCGGGTGGCGAGCGGGAAAGGTCTTCCTACTCGAAGCGAAAACGAGCCGCGAAAAGGGGGAACGAGTGACCCTCAGTCGATGTAGCCGAGGGCGTCTTCGATGCGGCCCAGTTCTGGACCAGTCGTATCTTCGCCGACGAGGTACGACTCGTCGTTGGCGACGAGGCCAGACCCGACGAGCGGGCCACCGTAGTTGATGGTTCCGAGGTCGGCGCGAACGTCGAGGAGCGCTTCGAGCGCTTCGAGTTCGGGTTCGCGGGACTTCGGGTGGCAGAGGACGCCACGGTTGTTGGCAACCGCGGCCATCCCGACGGTTCGAACGTCGGCGAGGTCGCCGCGTTCGACGGGGACCTCGAGTGCCTCTTCGACGACCGAAACGGCCTCGTCGGAGAGGTCAGCGTGGACGTACGCGCCGTAGTCGTTCGCGAGAACGACGTTCCCAGCGGCGTTGATGCGACCGGGTAGTTCGTAGACGGGGAGGTCTACAGCGTCGGCGAGTGCCTCCTGTTCGCGGGTCGTCGCACGGCTCGAGACGAGCAGTCCGTTCTCGTTACCTGTCGCTAATGCACCGACGGTCCCGGACCCGCCGACGGTCGTCTTGACCAGCGGCACGTCGAGTTCCTCGGCCATCTGCTCGGCGAGCGAGTCGTCAGCGTCGGGGCGAACGAGGAGTACGTCGTCGGTCGCCCGAGCGAAGACGCCGATGTAGGATGAACCGGCGAAGGAGGCGCGGAGCACCGTTTACTCGGCCGGTTCGGCTTCGACGACCGACTCGCCGTCCTCGTCGAACCGTGCGGCGCGGACGCGGAACTTGCTCGGCGGGTCCTGTCGACCGTGCGCCCAGATCGTCTCGTTGATCTGCGTGTCGAGACGCACGTCGTCGGCGTCGACCTTGAAGTGCTTCGCGAGGTGCTCGCGGATGATCTTCATCGCGCGGCCAGCACGCTCGTAGGACGGGACAGCCTTCACGTCGCGGAGCGGGACGGTGACGACGCGCTCCTCGAAGTCGTTTGCGCTCATTGCTTACTCGTCCGTGTTGCTTCGCCGCCAGTTGCGACGCTTGGGGTTTCGCGTAACTTCCATGTCGGTCTTGAGCATGACCCACGCGGGGACACGACTGTTCTGGCGTTCGAGCTTCGCCAGACGCTTCTTCTTAGCCTTCGACTTCTTACCCATAGTGGCCTACAGTTTCTATCCTCCGCATAAAATCTTGTTCCTTCGCGTTTGAGAGGTGTGAGAAGCGTCCACAGGGCTAAATCTGCAGAATTCACCCGATGGGCGGTTCTCCACAGCCGAATCGACCTGTTCGAAACGATGGACGAATCCGGACGTTCAGGAATCGCAGACCGCTCCCGAAGTCAAGAACCGAAGACGAACACAAAAGTCAGAGACGACGGGCGAACCGGCTCGGACGGAACCGACGTTCGAATCGACTCATTCAGTATCGTCGGTACAGAATCACGGATGAATGAGTCGGGCCCGTACACTCGTCGGTTTTCTCGCTCTCTCTGCCGTCTGGGGAAGTGCCTTCCTCGCGACCGAAATCGCCCTCGAGACGGTTCCACCGGCGTTTCTGGCGGCGATTCGGTTCGACATCGCTGCCGTCCTCTTGTTCGCGCTCACCATCGCCCGTGGCGACCGGTTTCTCCCCAAACTGCGAAGCGAGTGGCGACCGATTCTCGCCGGCGGCGTGTTCAGCATCGGGGCCCACCACGCACTCTTGTTCTCGGGGCAGGTGTACGTCCCCGGGTCCGTCGCGTCCGTTCTCCTCGGCATCATCCCGCTCGCGACGCCGACACTCACTCGACTGACCGCCACGCGAGAGCGCATCTCGTCGGTTCAGGCGGCGGGGCTAGTCCTCGGATTCCTCGGCCTCGTCGTCATCGCCAACCCGAACCCCGAGAACTTGCTGTCGTCGAACCTCGTCGGCGCAGTGTTGGTGTTTGGGTCCGCCATCGCGTTCGCCCTCGGGGCCGTACTCACCCACGACAGCGAGACGGGCATGTCGCTGCTCGCGGTGCAGGCGTGGATGATGCTCATCGGTGCGATTACGCTCCACGTGACGAGTATCGCGCTCCCGTGGGAGTCTGCTGCCGACGCGACGTGGATTCCGACGACACTCGTCGCGACGGGATACCTCGCGGTCGTCGCAGGTGCCGGAGGCTTTCTCCTCTACTTCTGGCTCCTCGACCGAATCGGACCCATCGAGGTGAGCCTCTTGGAGTACGTCATCCCGTTGTTCGCCGCCCTCGCAGAGTGGCTGGTTCTCGACCGCGTCCCGACACTGACGACTGTCGCTGGGTTCGCACTCATCTTCGGTGGCTTCCTGCTGTTCAAGCGAGAGTCGCTTCGTGGAGTGCTTCGTCGCGCAGTCGAACGGAGACGGAAACGCAAACCTGTCGACGACTGAATCGAGAAACGGTTACAGCGAGAATCGAGAGACTGTCTCGTATTCGGGGCCGTCGGGACCGAGTTCGCTCTTCTTTAACCGCACCTCTCGAACGGGGAACGACCCGATAGTTGGGTCTTCGTGTTGGACGACACGCGTGACGTAATCCTTTCCGCGCGCGTCGTTCATGCGGGCGAGCGTGACGTGTGGAGAGAAGTCGTGACCTTCGGCATCGAATCCAATCGCTGTCGTCTCCCGTTCGATGGCCTCGTGGAGGCGAATCATCTCGTCGGCACCGTCGTCCACACCAGTCCAGACGACGCGGATGTAGTCCAGTGAGGGGAACACACCCAACCCACCAACCGAGGCGTCGAACGGGCCGACGTCGGCAGCGTCGATGGCCGATTCGACCGCCTCTTCGACTGCAGAGACGCGGTCCGATGGCGTCTCACCGAGAAACTTCAGCGTGATGTGGGCCTGTTCAGGGTCGGTAAATCGGAGCCCACCCGCGTCGTGGAGCAACGCCTGCGCCGCGGCGACACCCTCCGAGAGCGACGACGGCAGGTCGAGAGCGAGGAAGAGCCGCATGGAGGATAAATGACGGGAGAACGACGTTAAGCTTCCGCCGACTCCTCGTTCGGTGGCACCCACGTCCGCACGATACCGGCGAGTTCGCCGTCGACGAACGTCGCTTCGTACACGTCGGGCATCGACAGGCCACTCCAGAACTCGTAGCCGTAACGGGGGTCGTAGGCGTTGAACACGAGTGCCATGAGCGTTCCGTGCGTCCCGACGACGACGTGGCGGTTGGGGTACGCGTCGACCAGTCGTTCGACGGCAGCGACGCCGCGTTCCTGTGCTTCGGCGTGCGACTCACCACCTGGATGGGAGGCCGTCGGATTCGCCCAGAGGTGTTCGACAGCCGCGTCAAAGTCCTCGACGTGTTCCCCTGCAAGTTCGCGCTCTCGCAAGTCGTCGTCCAGTACGAGTGGGACGCCAGCAGCGTCGGCGATTCCTTCGACGGTTGCGCGAGCACGTTCGAACGGGCTCGTGACGACGATGTCGGCGACAGGAGCGAGGTGGGCCGTGATGGCGGCGGCCGCCCGCCGACCCTCCTGTGAGAGCCCACGACGCCGCTCGGCGTTCGGGACGTACGGCGAGTGCGCGTGTCGGACGAACGAGACCACAGTCGTCGAGGGGGGTGACATTCGGCGAGAGTACACGAACTGTGAGTAAAAAGCGGTCGGTGTCGCCCCTCTGACGTAGCGTTTAACCGCCGTGAATCCCAATCGCGCCTATATGACCGACGACGGCAAGCGACCCCACCGCTTCTCTGAGGGGCAGGGGTTCGACGAGGACTACTCCGACTTCTCGCTCGACCCACCCGAACTCTCGGTGGACCCGACGAAGGTCGACCCAGTTGACTCGCGCGTCCTGACCGACATCCTCGACCGTCGCAACATCGACCCCGAGGACGTCGACGTCGAGAAACTGCTCGACGTGGGCCTCTCGTACATGCAAATCAACCGGTTCGAGGAAGCGACCGAAGCGTTCGAGCGGACGGCACGCTTCGCCGGCGAAGACTCGCCCATCGCACAGGAGGCGTGGGTGAACAAAGGTGCGGCACACGCCCAGCTCGAAGAGTGGGACGAAGCAGTCGGATCCTACCGCGAGGCGCTCCGAGTCGACGATGACAGCGAACACGCCGCGACGGCCCACACGAACCTCGCGTACGCGCTGTGGGAGTCGGGACAGACTGCCGACGCCCTCGACCACGCAGAACGTGCCGTCGAACTCGACCCCCGCTTCCCCCAGGCGTGGTACAACCGTGGGTTCTTCCTCCTCGAACGCGGCCTGAGCGAAGACGCGGTCAACGCGTTCGACAACGCCATCCGTCTCGGAATGCGGACGCCCGCCGTCCACGAAGAGAAGGCGCGCGCACTCGAAGAACTCGGCCGCGACGAAGAGGCAGAACAGGCCCAAAAACAGGCTGACGACATTCGCGAGCAGGCCGAAGCGGAACTCGTCGAGGACTACTGATGCTGCTTCGCGAACGCGAGACCCCGGAAGGACTCCTCGTCTCAGTCTGTGACGCGGACTGCATCGGTGAGACGTACACGGACGGCGGTGTCTCGCTGGACGTGACCGAAGACTTCTACGGCGGCGAAGAGGCCCAGACGGTCGACCAAGATGCCGTCGTCGAGAGCCTCACCCGCGCAACCGTCGCCAACATCGTCGGTGAAGAGTCGGTGAACGTCGCCATCGACGCCGGCCTCGTCGACGAGGAGACGGTCCTCGAAGTCGGTGGGACGCTCCACGCACAGCTCCTCTGGCTTCGGTAATCTCGTCGCCGTCGACCACGTCGTCTGGTTTTCTCGTCTTCGACCACCGACGAGCAGTCGCTTCTCGTCTACTCGCCCAGTTCGACGCCCGTGATTTCGAACCGAGCACCGCCTGATTCTGACTCGGTGAGTTCGATACACCACCCGTGGGCGTCGACGGCCTGCGAGACGATCGACAGTCCGAGACCCGTTCCATCGGTTTCCGACGAGTATCCATCGTCGAACACGTCGTCGCGTTCGTCGGCGGGGATGCCGACGCCGTCGTCTTCGACGTAAAATCCGGTGTGTTCGGTCTCGTCAGCGAGTGTTCCCACCGTCACAGTCAACTGGGAGTCGGTGTCTCGACGGCCGTGTTCGACCGAATTGCGAAACAGGTTCTCGAAGATGTGTGCGAGGCGATTCGAGTCCGCCTCGAACGCCACCGAGTCGGCAACGACCAACGACTCGTCGGCTGTTTTGACGTGCGACCACGCAGTGCGGGCCTCCGATTCGAGGTCGACAGTGGCCAACTGCGTCACCGAATCCTGTCGGGCCAACACGAGCGCATCTGAGACGATGTCGTCCATACGCTCCAGTGAGTCGACGATACGGCCGAGGCGCTCGGTCGCGATTCCTTCGTCGATGAGCGTCTGCGCGTACCCGAGGGCGACAGCGAGCGGGTTCCGAAGGTCGTGCGACAGGATGTTGGCGACGTTCTGTAGTCGTCCAGCCTTCTCGTCGACTTCGAGTTCGGCGAGTTTCCGGTCGGTTATGTTCAAGTGGACGACCTGAATGTACGTCTCCTCCTCGTGGGAGAACCGAGTGGCACGCATCGTGAACCATCGCCGTTCGTCGGGTGAGTGGCACGGATACTCGTGCGAGAAGTCGTCTGTCTCACCGTCGATGACCGACCGAATCCCGTCGGCGACGGCGTGTAAGCTTCCGTCGTCGCTGAGTTCGCAGACACCGAGGTAGTTCTCTCCGACGAAACTGCTGTCGCCGACGTAGTCGTTCGCTTCGCCGAACGCTCGCCACGCCTCGTTCGTGTAGATGATCTCGCCGTCCGTGTTCAGAATCGCGAGTTGCATCGGAAGCGCGTCCAAACTGGACGAGGCGAGAGGAGACGAGGGAGACATACACCGATACACACGCGTCCAGTACTTCATTGATGCGCCCGAGACGTTCGTGCTCGCCAACAGGTACTTTTCCACAGAGAGCCATACACGCTGTGTCTTCGAAGCCTACTATCCATCCTGCCGTGCTCGTCAAACTCGACGCCATAATCGGGTTACTCCTCGTCGTCAGCCTCCTCCTCGCACTCGTCGTGGTCGGTGTCGCCGGCACGCTCGGTGTTCTCGGCGTCCTCGTCGTCGCCGTTCTCGGTGTGGTTGGGTGGTACAGCTATCTCAAGAACCTGAATCGGTACGACGCGTAGGCCAGCGACCCACCGAAACGACGACCGATTTCTCGTGGCCCCCCACGGTCGTCGCTCTCTCCGGCAACAGACGCCGGGTCACGTAACGGGTTTTAGTTTCACGCGAACGCCGGGACCGAAGACGTGTTGTGCCTCGGGTGGTAACTCATTCGCAATGGGAGTGCAGGAATCGTACCCTGTCGACGTCGAAGCCATCCGTGAGGATTTCCCAATCCTCCAGCGGAAGGTCGGCGGCGACATCTCGACGCCCGGCGAGCACGACGACGACACCGTCCCCCTCGTCTATCTCGACAACGCCGCCACGAGCCACACCCCGAAGCAAGTCGTCGACGCCATCGTCGACTACTACTACGGCTACAACTCGAACGTCCACCGTGGCATCCACCACCTGAGTCAGGAGGCCTCGGTCGCATACGAGGACGCTCACGACCGAGTCGCCGAGTTCATCGGCGCCTCCGGCGGCCGCGAAGAAGTCGTCTTCACCAAGAACACCACCGAGGCGATGAACCTCGTCGCGTACGCGTGGGGTCTCGAAGAACTCGGTCCCGGTGACTCCGTCGTCCTCACGCAGATGGAGCACCACGCCTCACTGGTCACCTGGCAGCAAATCGCCAAGAAGACCGGTGCCGACGTTCGCTACATCCGTGTCACCGACGACGGCCGACTCGACATGGAACACGCGAAGGAACTCATCGACGAGTCGACCAAGATGGTCTCGGTCGTCCACGTCTCGAACACGCTGGGTACCATCAACCCCGTCTCGGAGCTCGCCGACATGGCCCACGAAGTCGGTGCGTACATCTTCGTCGACGGCGCGCAGTCGGTGCCGACCCGTCCGGTCGA
The genomic region above belongs to Haloferax marinisediminis and contains:
- a CDS encoding tetratricopeptide repeat protein, translating into MTDDGKRPHRFSEGQGFDEDYSDFSLDPPELSVDPTKVDPVDSRVLTDILDRRNIDPEDVDVEKLLDVGLSYMQINRFEEATEAFERTARFAGEDSPIAQEAWVNKGAAHAQLEEWDEAVGSYREALRVDDDSEHAATAHTNLAYALWESGQTADALDHAERAVELDPRFPQAWYNRGFFLLERGLSEDAVNAFDNAIRLGMRTPAVHEEKARALEELGRDEEAEQAQKQADDIREQAEAELVEDY
- the sufS gene encoding bifunctional cysteine desulfurase/selenocysteine lyase SufS, with translation MQESYPVDVEAIREDFPILQRKVGGDISTPGEHDDDTVPLVYLDNAATSHTPKQVVDAIVDYYYGYNSNVHRGIHHLSQEASVAYEDAHDRVAEFIGASGGREEVVFTKNTTEAMNLVAYAWGLEELGPGDSVVLTQMEHHASLVTWQQIAKKTGADVRYIRVTDDGRLDMEHAKELIDESTKMVSVVHVSNTLGTINPVSELADMAHEVGAYIFVDGAQSVPTRPVDVEAIDADFFAFSGHKMCGPTGIGALYGKRDILEEMHPYLYGGEMIRRVTFEESTWEDLPWKFEAGTPPIAQGIAFAAAVDYLDDIGMENVQAHEELLAEYAYDRLSEFDDIEIYGPPGDDRGGLVAFNLDGVHAHDLSSILNEQGVAIRAGDHCTQPLHDILGASASTRASFYIYNTKEEVDKLVDGLQVARDLFA
- a CDS encoding DUF424 domain-containing protein → MLLRERETPEGLLVSVCDADCIGETYTDGGVSLDVTEDFYGGEEAQTVDQDAVVESLTRATVANIVGEESVNVAIDAGLVDEETVLEVGGTLHAQLLWLR
- a CDS encoding PAS domain-containing sensor histidine kinase, whose product is MSPSSPLASSSLDALPMQLAILNTDGEIIYTNEAWRAFGEANDYVGDSSFVGENYLGVCELSDDGSLHAVADGIRSVIDGETDDFSHEYPCHSPDERRWFTMRATRFSHEEETYIQVVHLNITDRKLAELEVDEKAGRLQNVANILSHDLRNPLAVALGYAQTLIDEGIATERLGRIVDSLERMDDIVSDALVLARQDSVTQLATVDLESEARTAWSHVKTADESLVVADSVAFEADSNRLAHIFENLFRNSVEHGRRDTDSQLTVTVGTLADETEHTGFYVEDDGVGIPADERDDVFDDGYSSETDGTGLGLSIVSQAVDAHGWCIELTESESGGARFEITGVELGE
- a CDS encoding DMT family transporter — encoded protein: MSRARTLVGFLALSAVWGSAFLATEIALETVPPAFLAAIRFDIAAVLLFALTIARGDRFLPKLRSEWRPILAGGVFSIGAHHALLFSGQVYVPGSVASVLLGIIPLATPTLTRLTATRERISSVQAAGLVLGFLGLVVIANPNPENLLSSNLVGAVLVFGSAIAFALGAVLTHDSETGMSLLAVQAWMMLIGAITLHVTSIALPWESAADATWIPTTLVATGYLAVVAGAGGFLLYFWLLDRIGPIEVSLLEYVIPLFAALAEWLVLDRVPTLTTVAGFALIFGGFLLFKRESLRGVLRRAVERRRKRKPVDD
- the thpR gene encoding RNA 2',3'-cyclic phosphodiesterase, whose amino-acid sequence is MRLFLALDLPSSLSEGVAAAQALLHDAGGLRFTDPEQAHITLKFLGETPSDRVSAVEEAVESAIDAADVGPFDASVGGLGVFPSLDYIRVVWTGVDDGADEMIRLHEAIERETTAIGFDAEGHDFSPHVTLARMNDARGKDYVTRVVQHEDPTIGSFPVREVRLKKSELGPDGPEYETVSRFSL
- a CDS encoding histidine phosphatase family protein gives rise to the protein MSPPSTTVVSFVRHAHSPYVPNAERRRGLSQEGRRAAAAITAHLAPVADIVVTSPFERARATVEGIADAAGVPLVLDDDLRERELAGEHVEDFDAAVEHLWANPTASHPGGESHAEAQERGVAAVERLVDAYPNRHVVVGTHGTLMALVFNAYDPRYGYEFWSGLSMPDVYEATFVDGELAGIVRTWVPPNEESAEA